TCCGGGAAAACAGCGATGCCGATGCTGCCGCAGATATGTAATTCATTCTTGTGGATATAGTAGGGGCGAATCAATGCATCGAGAATTTTCTGCGCCACTTTGGCGGCATCCAGCGATTCCGCAATCGCATTCAGTACCACAATAAATTCATCGCCGCCCTGCCGGGCTACGGTATCTTCGCTGCGCACACAAGTCAGCAATCTTTCCGCGACGGCTTGCAGCAGCAGGTCACCGATATCGTGACCGAGTGAGTCATTGATGGTTTTGAAATGATCCAGATCGATAAATAACACCGCCATCTGCTTTTGGCTACGTGTATCGTGCACCAGCGCTTGTTCGATACGGTCTTGCAGCAAATGCCGGTTGGGCAGGCCGGTCAAGGCATCGTGCGTGGCCATTTCGATGATGCGTTTTTCCGCTTCTTTACGCTCGTACCAGCGGCTCAGGTCATGCGCCACAGTATCGATGAGATTTTGCTCGTAGGGCAGAGAGAACGGGAAGTCTTGCGTATAGGATATTCTTAACCGCCCGCACACCTCCCCATTGGCGATAATCGCCGCGCTGATTGCATTGGGAAGATCGGCTTGATAGCCAGCGGTGGCGAACTGTTTGCCGCCCAAAGCGATAAAAGCGACGGCTGCTTCAGAAAATTGCAATGCCTGCGTCAGCGATTTGAGTATGTTCTGGCAAGTTTTTTCTGTGTCTTGATCTTGTTCCAGATAGTTGCGTACCGCATGTAAACAATTGCTTTCCTTCAGGCGCTCGCTGAGGTCGATGTCTTTTTGCTTACGTGCGGTAATATCCACTTTCACAGAGAGGTAACGATCAATTTCTCCACTTATCCCGACAAGCGGTACGATGGTGGAATCGACCCAATAAAGCTTACCCGATTTACTGCGGTTGCAAATTTCCTGGTGCCAGGTTTGACCTTTGGCGATCGCAGCCCACATGCCGGTAAAAAATGACGGCGGATGCGTGCTTGAGTTTAATATGCGGTGATCCTGCCCAATCAGTTCCTCGGGCGAATAACCGCTGATTTCACAAAATTTTTCATTGACTTGGATAATCTTGCCCTTAAGATCGGTAATCGAGATTAAAGCGAGCTTACCAATCGCGTTTAAATAAGCGGTTAATTCGGATGAGATTTTTTCAGCGTTGTTTTTGGCTTGAATGAGTTTATGGTGTGCCTCAACCGAATCATTTTGGGAGTTAATTGTTTTATGAATGAGCGGTTTGATCAGCCAATACACAACAACCATGCCGGCGGCGACCAGTAAGCCTAAATACAATGAAATGGTTTTGATCTGGCTGGAGAGATTGCTATACAGTTCTTTCTCATCGATCTTGAGTACCGCGCCCAATCCATAAGCAACTGGTGAATAGGCTGCAACCACATCGATTTGCCGGTAATCCTTGGTGAATTTAACACCCTGTTGTCCTTCCAGTGCAAAATGCAGCGGTAATGGGCTATTGGACATGATGCGCTGCATGCGCTGAAATTGGTTTTCACCGATTGCGCGTATGAAGCAATCCATCTCGAGATGACTTTCCTTGACCGGTGCGCACAACAGAAAATCACCGGTTTCTCCGATCAAGACGGCTTCCTTGAATATCCTGGTCAGATCGGGAGCAAGCTCTTCGGTGATGATTCTGCCGATGAATTGATTGTTTTCATTGAGAATGCGCAAGGAATTGCGGATAACGAACTGTTCCTGCCACAATAATGCCGTGCTGATAGCGGCGCCGGTATTCAGTTCGATGCGCGAATTCGAATGACTGGAATGGACTCCTGCATCGAGTATGAGATTGTCTTTGGAGTCATAGATGCTGATGCCGGAGAAATGAGTAGTCAGTATTTTTTCCGCGACTCGTTGCAGCTCGGCGATTCCTTCTTGCCTGGATTCATCCGTATGCGTTTTTTCCAGGCTTTGAGTCAGCAAGGTGCTGGTGGCTACGATTTTAGTATTGGATATGGAATGCGAGATCTGATTTTCGATCAATTTCACCGTGTTTTCCAGCGCCATTCTGAGCCCGGAAGTCGTCATCGCCTCCGTTTGCGGCTGCATGACACTATACACAGAGAATCCCGCTGACAAGATGAGTACACTCAGTGTCAGTCCGCTGATAACACGGATCTTTTTGTCATCCTGATTGATAAAAAAGCGAAACATTATGTGTCGTATGACTACCTGCTGGTCTGTAGGATTGGTATAAGGCGTAAGGCATGTATTATCGGCAGTCGGGTAGTCGATTTAAGCTTTATTTAGAGGGCTTTTTTTCCCCTAATTCTCAGTATGATAGGCGAAGCTTACAGGGGAGGATTTTTACATCGGACGGGAAGCTTAGGTGCCATTGTGAATCTGTCAATCTATGTTTTTTTCTTCAGCGGTTCCGGGTAAGGGTACAGAATATTCAGCGCTACGCTTTTGCCGGCGGTTTCGACAATGCGCACGTGCTCGCGCTTAAATTGCCGTGCGTGACGTAAGCCGCACGAATGCGCAATCATGTTGATTTCTTTGTTGACGTTCCGGGCGTAGTTCGCAACCCGCAGGTATTTTTCTTCCACCACTAGACCGTTTTGCAGCCGTTCGTCGTGCGTTGTAATGCCGGTGGGGCAGGTATTTAAATGACAGCGCATTGCCTGAATACAACCGAGTGAAAACATAAAGCCGCGCGCGGTGTTGACAAAATCGGCACCGGCGCAGAGCGCCCAGGCTCCTTCTGCGGATGTCACCAGTTTTCCGGCCGCCACCACATAAATGCGTTTTTTCAAATCGGATTGCAACAAAGCATCGACGACGCGCGGCAGGGCTTCCGCGATCGGCAAGCTGACGTGATCCATCAGTGTCTGCGGCGCCGCGCCGCTGCCGCCTTCGCCGCCGTCGATAGTCAAAAAGTCCGGCGCATAGTCGAGTCCGCGCCGGTTGATGCTGTCGCATAGCTCATTGATGAAATTCCAGCCGCCAATCGCCGTCTTGATCCCGACCGGGCGTCCGGTCAGTTCGCGGATGTAATGGATTTTATCGAGCAACTCGTCAATGTTGTTAATATCCTTGTGGCGGTTCGGGCTGATCGAGTCCTGATTAACCGGAATGCCACGGATCACGGCAATCTCACTATGCACTTTACCGGCTGGCAGTAATCCGCCTTTGCCGGGTTTCGCACCTTGCGACAACTTGATTTCAAACGCCTTGACCACTTTGCTCAATTCTTTCGCGCGCTGCGGCGAGAAATTGCCGTGCTCGTCGCGGATGCCGTATTTCGCGGTACCGATTTGCATGATCACATCGCAGCCGCCTTCCAGGTGATACGGTGCCAGACCGCCTTCGCCGGTATTCAACCAGCAACCGGCTTGCGCGGCGCCGAGCGATAACGCGCGTACCGCAGGCTTGGAAATGGCGCCATAACTCATGCCACTGATGTTGATGATCGATTTCGCCTCGAACGGCTGTTCGCAGTAGCCCTCGCCGATATGCAACGACGGCGTGGGCAACTGATCTTCTTCCTGAATCGGGAAAGCGGCATTGACAAAAATAATCGAACCCGGCTGACGTAAATCATTGGTCGATCCGAAACCGACCACGCTGCCTTTATTTTTGGAATTCTTGTAAATCCAGCCGCGCGTGGCGCGATTGAATGGCATCTCGTCGCGATCGTTGGCAAAGAAATATTGCCGGAAGTATTTGCCCTGGATCTCGAAAAAATAGCGTAGGCGACCAATGACCGGATAATTGCGCAGGATCGAGTGCTTTTTCTGCGTCACATCCTGGATGAACCAGACGGCGATCATACCGACGGTCACAACACCCAGCATCGTGGCAATACTATAAATGATCAAATCAATCGCGCTGGACATACAATCTCCTGGTTATGCTGGGCACCCTATATACTATCTGTTCGATGGATGTAAGTGAACTGTACGGGATAGTATGAAAAACCGCCGGAAATACGGCGATGCCAGTCGGGTACCCTATAATGCACTCTTCGTTGAAAATAAGGGTACAAAAGAATTGAGAGATTTACACAATGAAATTTACGCCAACGTGCAACGCGCGCTGCAAGAGGATATCGGCACGGGTGATTTGACGGCGTCGCTGATTCCCAGCAGCAAGATTCTGACGGCGACGGTGATCAGCCGGGAAGCTGTGGTTTTGTGCGGTGTGCAGTGGTTTGAGGCGTGTTTTGTATCGCTGGCGGCGGACACCGAGATCGAATGGTTCGCCAAGGATGGCGATTTTGTTCCGGCCGGGCAGACATTATGCGAGATCAAGGGAAATGCCCGCGCGCTGCTGACAGCAGAGCGTTCGGCGTTGAACTTCCTGCAACTGTTGTCCGCCGTGGCGACGCAAACCAAACGGTATGCCGATGCCGTCGCCGGTACCCGGGCGGTGATCGTCGATACGCGTAAAACCTTGCCGGGTTTGCGGCTGGCGCAGAAATACGCGGTGACGTGCGGCGGTGGGGCGAATCATCGCATCGGGCTATACGACGGGATTCTGATCAAGGAGAACCACATCATCGCCGCCGGAGGGATTCAACCGGCTTTAAGCAGGGCGCGCGAAATCGCGCCGCCGGGTGTGTTTATCCAGATCGAAGTGGAGTCGTTGCAGGAATTGCAGGAAACATTGGCAGCGGGCGCCCGCATGGTGTTGCTGGACAATTTTACGCTGAATCAGCTAGCGGATGCGGTGACGTTGACTCGCAAGCAAGCGGGTGAGGCTGTGATATTGGAGGCATCCGGCAACATTGCCTTGGATAATGTGCGGCAGGTGGCGGAAACAGGGGTGGATCGAATATCGATTGGTGGCTTGACCAAAAATATCCAAGCGATCGATTTATCGATGCGGTTTGCCGAGCCGGGATAAAACCGTGGTGTGCCAGCGGTTTCTTTATTCGAGCGGCTGCTTGGTTTCCGGATCCAATGCCAGGATGTTCGCTGGCGCATTTTCTGCATCCGAAGCCGGTTCGAACCATGCCAGATTCCGATGCAGCTTGACGACTGCGCCGACGATGATCAGTGTGGGCGGAGTCAAGTGGGCGTCTTCCGCCAGACCGGGCAGTGTGTGCAGGGTTCCGGTGACAATCCTCTGCTTTTGCGTCGTGCCTTGCTGAATGATGGCGGCGGGTGTGCTGTCCGGCAGGCCGTGCGCGATCAATTGCTGGCATAGTACGGACAATCCCAACAGTCCCATATAGATCACGATAGTTTGATGGGGGCGGGCGAGATGCGGCCAGTCTAGATCGATACTGTTGTTTTTCAGATGGCCGGTGACAAAAATGCACGATTGCGCGTAATCGCGGTGCGTCAACGGAATGCCGGCATAAGCCGCAACGCCAGAGGCGGCGGTAATGCCGGGTACTACCTGAAAGGGGATATGGTGCGCAGCCAAGGTTTCGATTTCTTCGCCGCCACGGCCGAAAATAAAAGGATCACCACCTTTCAGCCGCAATACCCGCTTACCTTCTTGCGCCAATCGCACCAGCAACTGGTTGATCGATTCCTGCGCCAGGGTATGACGGTTGCGTTCTTTTCCGGCATAAATGCGCGTGGCGTCACGGCGCACCATGTCCAGAATCGCCGGTGAGACCAGGCGGTCATAAACCACGACATCGGCTTGTTGCATCAGGCGCATGGCGCGAAATGTGAGTAAATCGGGATTTCCCGGACCGGCGCCGACCAGATACACTTCGCCTTGCGGCGGCTCATCTTTCTCTTGTTGCAACGATTGCAACAAATAATTCTGCGCCGCTTGATCCTTTCCGGCCAATACCATTGCCGCAAATTGGCCTTGCAGCGCTTTTTCCCAGAAGATGCGCCGCTTTTCCGAGTGCGTGAAATGTTGTTTGACGTGTTCGCGGAATCTACCCGCCATCGCGGCAAGGCGCCCATACGCGGCGGGTATCATGGTTTCCAGTTGCGCACGCAGTAACCGTGCGAGAACCGGCGATTGCCCGCCGCTGGAGATGGCGATCAACAGCGGTGAACGGTCGACGATGGAGGGCATGATGAACGTGCATAATTCCGGATCATCCACGACATTGACCGGAATTTGCCGCTGCTGTGCCGCTGCGGAAACCTGCCGGTTGGTGTCGCGATCATCGGTTGCGGCAATGACTAAAACGATATCTTCCAGATGTCCGGGCTGAAAATATTCAGCACGG
The DNA window shown above is from Nitrosomonas sp. Is35 and carries:
- a CDS encoding EAL domain-containing protein, with protein sequence MFRFFINQDDKKIRVISGLTLSVLILSAGFSVYSVMQPQTEAMTTSGLRMALENTVKLIENQISHSISNTKIVATSTLLTQSLEKTHTDESRQEGIAELQRVAEKILTTHFSGISIYDSKDNLILDAGVHSSHSNSRIELNTGAAISTALLWQEQFVIRNSLRILNENNQFIGRIITEELAPDLTRIFKEAVLIGETGDFLLCAPVKESHLEMDCFIRAIGENQFQRMQRIMSNSPLPLHFALEGQQGVKFTKDYRQIDVVAAYSPVAYGLGAVLKIDEKELYSNLSSQIKTISLYLGLLVAAGMVVVYWLIKPLIHKTINSQNDSVEAHHKLIQAKNNAEKISSELTAYLNAIGKLALISITDLKGKIIQVNEKFCEISGYSPEELIGQDHRILNSSTHPPSFFTGMWAAIAKGQTWHQEICNRSKSGKLYWVDSTIVPLVGISGEIDRYLSVKVDITARKQKDIDLSERLKESNCLHAVRNYLEQDQDTEKTCQNILKSLTQALQFSEAAVAFIALGGKQFATAGYQADLPNAISAAIIANGEVCGRLRISYTQDFPFSLPYEQNLIDTVAHDLSRWYERKEAEKRIIEMATHDALTGLPNRHLLQDRIEQALVHDTRSQKQMAVLFIDLDHFKTINDSLGHDIGDLLLQAVAERLLTCVRSEDTVARQGGDEFIVVLNAIAESLDAAKVAQKILDALIRPYYIHKNELHICGSIGIAVFPDDGANAETLLKNSDVAMYHAKENGRNNYQFFTDDLNKSAHERHTLSLDLRYALERNELVLHYQPIMDMPDHRLHSVEALLRWRHPQHKLIAPDKFINLAEETGLIIPIGEWVLKTVCEQIKTWQAQGYRVPKVAINLSARQFRDKELINNIARILDETGVAAQYITLEITESMLIDNIEKVVETLNCLNAMGIRISIDDFGTGYSSLSYLKRFPIHTLKIDRSFVRDIVTDRSDHTIVATIIAMAHSLEMDVIAEGIETEEQLNLLRTQHCNHYQGYYFSKPVSAAEIEHMLIKPAPHHRKIHAIRSAG
- a CDS encoding FMN-binding glutamate synthase family protein; translated protein: MSSAIDLIIYSIATMLGVVTVGMIAVWFIQDVTQKKHSILRNYPVIGRLRYFFEIQGKYFRQYFFANDRDEMPFNRATRGWIYKNSKNKGSVVGFGSTNDLRQPGSIIFVNAAFPIQEEDQLPTPSLHIGEGYCEQPFEAKSIINISGMSYGAISKPAVRALSLGAAQAGCWLNTGEGGLAPYHLEGGCDVIMQIGTAKYGIRDEHGNFSPQRAKELSKVVKAFEIKLSQGAKPGKGGLLPAGKVHSEIAVIRGIPVNQDSISPNRHKDINNIDELLDKIHYIRELTGRPVGIKTAIGGWNFINELCDSINRRGLDYAPDFLTIDGGEGGSGAAPQTLMDHVSLPIAEALPRVVDALLQSDLKKRIYVVAAGKLVTSAEGAWALCAGADFVNTARGFMFSLGCIQAMRCHLNTCPTGITTHDERLQNGLVVEEKYLRVANYARNVNKEINMIAHSCGLRHARQFKREHVRIVETAGKSVALNILYPYPEPLKKKT
- the nadC gene encoding carboxylating nicotinate-nucleotide diphosphorylase, which translates into the protein MKNRRKYGDASRVPYNALFVENKGTKELRDLHNEIYANVQRALQEDIGTGDLTASLIPSSKILTATVISREAVVLCGVQWFEACFVSLAADTEIEWFAKDGDFVPAGQTLCEIKGNARALLTAERSALNFLQLLSAVATQTKRYADAVAGTRAVIVDTRKTLPGLRLAQKYAVTCGGGANHRIGLYDGILIKENHIIAAGGIQPALSRAREIAPPGVFIQIEVESLQELQETLAAGARMVLLDNFTLNQLADAVTLTRKQAGEAVILEASGNIALDNVRQVAETGVDRISIGGLTKNIQAIDLSMRFAEPG
- the cysG gene encoding siroheme synthase CysG; translated protein: MDFLPVFLNIKNKACLVVGGGEVATRKVMLLLQTGAHVSVVSPELSNALNEFHAQGKIKHRAEYFQPGHLEDIVLVIAATDDRDTNRQVSAAAQQRQIPVNVVDDPELCTFIMPSIVDRSPLLIAISSGGQSPVLARLLRAQLETMIPAAYGRLAAMAGRFREHVKQHFTHSEKRRIFWEKALQGQFAAMVLAGKDQAAQNYLLQSLQQEKDEPPQGEVYLVGAGPGNPDLLTFRAMRLMQQADVVVYDRLVSPAILDMVRRDATRIYAGKERNRHTLAQESINQLLVRLAQEGKRVLRLKGGDPFIFGRGGEEIETLAAHHIPFQVVPGITAASGVAAYAGIPLTHRDYAQSCIFVTGHLKNNSIDLDWPHLARPHQTIVIYMGLLGLSVLCQQLIAHGLPDSTPAAIIQQGTTQKQRIVTGTLHTLPGLAEDAHLTPPTLIIVGAVVKLHRNLAWFEPASDAENAPANILALDPETKQPLE